A genomic window from Megalobrama amblycephala isolate DHTTF-2021 linkage group LG2, ASM1881202v1, whole genome shotgun sequence includes:
- the elfn2a gene encoding extracellular leucine-rich repeat and fibronectin type III domain containing 2a: MACRFSLPCAFPPSFLILSLPIFLFLHAPSFVRGDCWLIEGDKGYVWLAICSQNQPPYETIPQHINNTVHDLRLNENKLKAIFFSSLSRFTNLTDLNLTKNEISYIEDGAFAGQANLQVLQLGYNKLTNLTEGMLRGLGRMQCLYLQHNLIEVIATNAFWECPSLSSLDLSSNKLTKLDSSTFTVLGGRLIVCELAGNPFHCGCDLYSFLIWLEAFDNVTHTYDRLLCETPKELFGYPLLSPRGNHGRNARSILSSMCKNGVIVTGITALPPDLDSSGMGMDIYDQMGPYHQPTASSTTDPTYSPTIKLQTVSLFTASLLVQIPKPYSKMYILVQYNHTYVSDVTNLKNKKEIVTLNNLKPHTNYTFCVASIRNSQRYNHTCLYFATRTPGPDELQTTPSTTTHYIMTILGCLFGMVIVLGLVYYCLRRRRMQEEKEKAISVKKTILEMRYGPEAAAAAAKDPSALQKLHDQSHHQHHHSKLPQSASSSLGILHGSANTTSSRLSSLPQVEKMATAFSEAMAANKGNYMDVRTSAGGEERVRDGVVTGPGDETPRNENGINGGDDSDDDGRDSTSEISTIAKEVDKVNQIINNCIDALKLDSVAVVAAAAATATTADNTASPPPPSVSSLARGLIPLSPTITETCQIMSSPKIRPPPPVPLVLPLSERPGISGGGFLSPPYRDPPPATASRPLQRQLSADAAVVPINSVKNRCSVSSGGSVKSARIFSLDVPDPRSPEPCKYPEKGSPVRCGEPIERLPLIGVQGVSNGRGDGGSGGGGGAGGGSGGSGGCGVVVGGGGSTAQQHHLEVHPDYHCSEHRHSFPALYYEGATDSPAQKVSFLKPLTRTKKDTAYSQLSPRHHNYSGYSSSPEYSSESTLKIWERFRPYKKSPREEAYIAAGHALRKKVQFAKDEDLHDILDYWKGVSAQQKL, from the coding sequence ATGGCCTGCAGGTTCAGCTTACCTTGTGCATTTCCACCCTCCTTTCTCATCCTCTCTCTCCCTATTTTTCTCTTCCTCCATGCACCTTCTTTTGTTAGGGGTGACTGCTGGCTAATTGAGGGGGATAAAGGCTATGTGTGGCTGGCAATCTGCAGTCAGAACCAGCCTCCATATGAGACAATCCCACAGCACATTAACAACACCGTCCATGACTTACGGCTGAATGAGAACAAGCTCAAGGCAATTTTCTTCAGCTCCCTCAGTCGATTCACCAACCTTACCGACCTTAACCTCACTAAGAATGAAATCTCCTACATTGAGGACGGTGCCTTCGCAGGACAGGCCAATCTACAGGTCTTGCAGTTGGGATATAACAAGCTAACCAACCTCACCGAGGGGATGCTGCGAGGGTTGGGTCGAATGCAGTGCCTATATCTGCAGCATAACCTTATAGAGGTAATTGCAACCAATGCCTTCTGGGAGTGCCCAAGCCTTAGCAGTCTCGATCTTTCCTCTAACAAATTAACAAAGCTGGATTCATCCACCTTCACCGTTTTGGGTGGACGGCTAATAGTGTGCGAGCTGGCtggaaatcctttccattgtGGCTGTGACTTGTACAGCTTCCTTATTTGGTTGGAGGCATTTGACAACGTCACTCACACCTATGACAGGCTCCTGTGCGAGACGCCAAAGGAACTTTTTGGTTACCCTCTACTGAGTCCTAGAGGTAATCATGGAAGAAATGCTCGTTCCATCCTGTCATCCATGTGTAAAAATGGAGTGATTGTTACTGGCATAACCGCCCTGCCTCCTGACTTGGACTCTTCTGGGATGGGGATGGATATTTATGATCAGATGGGACCTTATCACCAGCCCACAGCTTCATCAACCACAGACCCCACCTATAGTCCCACTATTAAGTTGCAAACGGTCTCCCTCTTCACCGCATCCCTCTTGGTTCAAATACCCAAGCCCTACAGTAAGATGTACATCTTAGTGCAGTACAACCACACCTATGTGTCAGatgtcacaaacttaaagaacaaGAAAGAGATTGTCACACTAAACAACCTAAAGCCCCacacaaattacacattttgtGTTGCCTCCATCCGCAATTCACAGCGGTACAATCACACTTGTCTGTATTTTGCAACTCGGACTCCAGGGCCTGATGAATTGCAAACAACCCCTTCTACCACCACGCATTACATTATGACCATTCTAGGCTGCCTGTTTGGGATGGTCATTGTGTTGGGCTTGGTGTATTACTGTTTACGTAGGCGTCGAATGCAGGAGGAGAAGGAAAAGGCAATTAGTGTTAAGAAAACTATTTTAGAGATGCGCTATGGGCCAGAAGCAGCTGCTGCAGCAGCCAAGGATCCTTCAGCCTTGCAGAAACTCCATGACCAGTCCCATCATCAACACCACCACAGCAAGTTGCCCCAGTCAGCATCCTCCAGCTTGGGCATCCTTCATGGCTCAGCCAACACCACCTCTTCTCGACTTTCTTCCCTGCCTCAAGTAGAGAAGATGGCTACAGCTTTCTCAGAGGCCATGGCCGCCAATAAGGGCAACTACATGGATGTACGAACGTCAGCAGGAGGAGAGGAGCGAGTGAGAGATGGGGTAGTCACAGGGCCAGGGGATGAAACCCCAAGAAATGAAAATGGGATTAATGGAGGAGATGACTCTGATGATGATGGCCGAGATTCAACATCCGAGATCTCCACCATTGCCAAGGAGGTGGACAAAGTAAACCAGATTATCAATAACTGCATTGATGCACTCAAACTAGACTCTGTAGCTGTTGTGGCAGCAGCTGCTGCCACTGCAACTACAGCAGACAACACTGCCTCTCCTCCACCTCCTAGTGTCTCTTCCTTAGCCAGGGGGCTAATTCCACTTTCCCCTACCATCACAGAAACATGCCAGATCATGTCATCCCCCAAAATCCGTCCGCCACCCCCTGTTCCTCTTGTTTTGCCCCTTTCTGAGCGTCCCGGCATCAGCGGAGGGGGCTTTCTCTCCCCTCCCTACAGGGACCCACCCCCAGCTACAGCTTCACGGCCCTTGCAGAGGCAACTCAGTGCAGATGCTGCAGTTGTTCCTATCAACTCTGTTAAAAACCGCTGCAGCGTTTCTTCCGGTGGCTCTGTCAAAAGTGCTCGGATCTTCAGTCTGGATGTCCCTGACCCTCGAAGCCCAGAGCCATGCAAGTACCCTGAGAAAGGCAGCCCTGTTCGGTGCGGGGAGCCAATAGAGAGGTTGCCCTTAATAGGTGTTCAGGGAGTCAGTAATGGCAGAGGAGATGGTGGCAGCGGGGGTGGAGGGGGAGCCGGTGGTGGCAGTGGTGGTTCGGGTGGGTGTGGTGTTGTGGTCGGAGGTGGGGGCAGCACAGCTCAGCAGCACCACTTGGAGGTGCACCCAGACTACCACTGCTCAGAGCACCGACACTCCTTCCCCGCCCTCTACTATGAGGGTGCCACTGACTCCCCTGCCCAGAAAGTCTCCTTTCTAAAGCCTCTCACTCGCACCAAGAAGGACACTGCCTACTCCCAGCTTTCTCCCCGCCACCACAATTACTCAGGGTATTCCTCTAGCCCTGAGTACTCCTCCGAGAGCACTCTTAAAATCTGGGAGCGCTTCCGTCCCTACAAGAAAAGCCCCCGTGAGGAGGCCTACATAGCCGCTGGCCATGCTCTTCGAAAGAAAGTGCAGTTTGCAAAGGATGAGGATCTCCATGACATTCTGGACTACTGGAAGGGGGTATCAGCACAGCAGAAACTGTGA